The following proteins are encoded in a genomic region of bacterium:
- the atpA gene encoding F0F1 ATP synthase subunit alpha, with protein sequence MKLKPEEISSVLSQELNNYDRNLEVESVGTILQVGDGIARVHGLQDVMAGEMVKFPGDIFGMVLNLEEDSVGVAILGADTKIKEGDQVTRTGTIASVPVGDGVIGRVLNAVGQPLDGEGPVPSTETRSIELKAPGVTERQPVGQPLMTGLKAVDSMIPIGRGQRELIIGDRGTGKTAIAIDAIINQKGKGVHCFYVAVGQKQSTVAGVAKKLKEHGAMEYTTIIAANASDPAPMLFLAPYTGTTMAEHLMWQGKDTLVVYDDLSKQANAYRQMSLLLRRPPGREAFPGDVFYLHSRLLERSVKLSEKNGGGSLTALPIIETQASDVSAYIPTNVISITDGQIFLENDLFYQGIRPAINVGISVSRVGGAAQTKAMKKVAGSLRLDLAQYRELQAFAQFGSDLDKATQRQLTRGERMVEILKQDQYVPMPNEKQVAIIFAAGKGYLDDVPVAQVAAWEHDFHAFMEQKHSGVLHAIADSGKLEDQTVSDLTGAIEEFKRTRG encoded by the coding sequence TTGAAACTCAAGCCTGAAGAGATCAGCTCCGTACTTTCCCAGGAGTTGAACAACTACGACCGCAACCTCGAGGTTGAGAGCGTCGGAACCATCCTTCAGGTGGGTGATGGTATCGCCCGCGTCCACGGCCTGCAGGACGTCATGGCCGGCGAGATGGTCAAATTCCCCGGGGACATCTTCGGCATGGTGCTGAACCTCGAGGAGGACTCCGTCGGTGTCGCCATCCTCGGCGCGGACACGAAGATCAAGGAGGGTGACCAGGTCACCCGCACCGGCACCATCGCCTCGGTGCCCGTCGGCGACGGCGTCATCGGCCGCGTGCTGAACGCCGTGGGCCAGCCGCTCGACGGCGAGGGCCCCGTGCCGAGCACCGAGACCCGCTCCATCGAGCTGAAGGCCCCCGGCGTCACCGAGCGCCAGCCCGTGGGCCAGCCCCTCATGACCGGCCTGAAGGCCGTCGACTCGATGATCCCCATCGGCCGCGGCCAGCGCGAGCTGATCATCGGCGACCGCGGTACGGGAAAGACCGCCATCGCCATCGACGCGATCATCAACCAGAAGGGCAAGGGCGTGCACTGCTTCTACGTGGCCGTCGGCCAGAAGCAGTCGACCGTCGCCGGCGTCGCCAAGAAGCTCAAGGAGCACGGCGCGATGGAGTACACCACCATCATCGCCGCCAACGCCTCCGACCCGGCCCCCATGCTCTTCCTGGCGCCCTACACCGGCACCACCATGGCCGAGCACCTCATGTGGCAGGGCAAGGACACCCTGGTCGTCTACGATGACCTCTCCAAGCAGGCCAACGCCTACCGCCAGATGTCGCTGCTGCTGCGCCGTCCGCCCGGACGCGAGGCCTTCCCCGGCGACGTCTTCTACCTGCACAGCCGGCTGCTCGAGCGCTCGGTGAAGCTGAGCGAGAAGAACGGCGGCGGCTCGCTGACGGCCCTGCCCATCATCGAGACCCAGGCCTCGGACGTGTCGGCCTACATCCCGACCAACGTCATCTCGATCACCGACGGCCAGATCTTCCTGGAGAACGACCTGTTCTACCAGGGCATCCGTCCGGCCATCAACGTGGGCATCTCGGTGTCCCGTGTGGGTGGCGCCGCCCAGACCAAGGCCATGAAGAAGGTCGCCGGCTCGCTGCGCCTCGACCTGGCCCAGTACCGCGAGCTGCAGGCCTTCGCCCAGTTCGGCTCCGACCTCGACAAGGCCACCCAGCGGCAGCTGACCCGCGGCGAGCGCATGGTCGAGATCCTCAAGCAGGACCAGTACGTGCCCATGCCCAACGAGAAGCAGGTCGCGATCATCTTCGCCGCCGGCAAGGGCTACCTGGACGACGTGCCGGTCGCGCAGGTGGCCGCCTGGGAGCACGACTTCCACGCGTTCATGGAGCAGAAGCACAGCGGCGTGCTGCACGCCATCGCCGACAGCGGCAAGCTCGAGGACCAGACCGTGTCCGACCTGACGGGCGCGATCGAGGAGTTCAAGCGGACCCGCGGCTAG
- the atpC gene encoding ATP synthase F1 subunit epsilon — protein sequence MAKSFKVVIVTPDKTAYEGQAVAATIPGLAGYIGVWANHAPLVGAVAPGLVELKIDEAGSTRYFSVGTGFVEISDNVVNLMTDTCEKGDEIDVPRAEEALDRARKRLTSMEKDLDRERARLAVSRAQARISASRHTH from the coding sequence ATGGCCAAGAGCTTCAAGGTCGTCATCGTCACGCCGGACAAGACGGCGTACGAGGGTCAGGCGGTCGCCGCCACGATCCCCGGCCTCGCCGGCTACATCGGCGTGTGGGCCAACCACGCCCCGCTCGTCGGCGCCGTGGCGCCCGGCCTGGTCGAACTGAAGATCGACGAGGCGGGCAGCACGCGCTACTTCTCGGTGGGCACCGGCTTCGTCGAGATCAGCGACAACGTCGTCAATCTCATGACCGACACCTGCGAGAAGGGCGACGAGATCGACGTCCCGCGCGCCGAGGAGGCCCTCGACCGCGCCCGCAAGCGCCTGACCTCCATGGAGAAGGACCTCGACCGCGAACGCGCCCGCCTGGCCGTCTCGCGCGCGCAGGCCCGGATCTCGGCGAGCAGGCATACGCACTAG
- the atpF gene encoding F0F1 ATP synthase subunit B, which yields MPKLPQLLTTALGFIFFVLILAKFAWGPILNVLDERRNKVEGDYAAAEKNLAEAEALKGEFESKLADIKAIEREKVQEAVRRGEELSESIVGKARTSADEIRTKAEQDIEIESHKAQIELRDSVVSMAIGAAEKVIGEKLNDDLHRKLIQEYIDSLGGGGSHA from the coding sequence ATGCCGAAACTCCCCCAGCTGCTGACCACGGCGCTCGGGTTCATCTTCTTCGTGCTGATCCTGGCGAAGTTCGCCTGGGGTCCGATCCTCAACGTGTTGGACGAGCGTCGCAACAAGGTCGAGGGCGATTACGCGGCGGCGGAGAAGAACCTGGCCGAGGCCGAGGCGCTGAAGGGCGAGTTCGAGAGCAAGCTGGCCGACATCAAGGCCATCGAGCGCGAGAAGGTCCAGGAGGCGGTGCGGCGCGGCGAGGAGCTGTCCGAGAGCATCGTGGGCAAGGCGCGCACGTCGGCCGACGAGATCCGGACCAAGGCCGAGCAGGACATCGAGATCGAGAGCCACAAGGCCCAGATCGAACTGCGCGACAGCGTGGTGTCCATGGCCATCGGCGCGGCCGAGAAGGTCATCGGCGAGAAGCTGAACGACGACCTGCACCGCAAGCTGATCCAGGAGTACATCGACAGTCTGGGCGGAGGCGGGTCCCATGCGTGA
- a CDS encoding energy transducer TonB — protein MTNTRPGWAVVSANDAFKSNYERTLRWSALVALVVGALLVWFSPRYEPTPYRLRTSGFEWVDVPDDFEVPDEPEVLAPPVLPKEVVAVDDEDPDAVDPPEFLLIDDPLPPLAPVAPDDTGFVASSARPVLRIQPKPHYPEVARLAQVEGTVVVKVLVNAEGRVEEVAIVSGAHPLLNKAALDAARRCAFEPGRQRGVPVRAWVAVPYNFRLR, from the coding sequence ATGACCAACACCCGTCCCGGCTGGGCCGTCGTCTCGGCCAACGACGCCTTCAAGTCCAACTACGAGAGAACATTGCGCTGGTCGGCGCTCGTGGCGCTGGTCGTCGGCGCGCTGCTCGTCTGGTTCTCGCCGCGTTACGAACCCACGCCCTACCGCCTGCGCACGAGCGGGTTCGAGTGGGTCGACGTGCCCGACGACTTCGAGGTCCCGGACGAACCCGAGGTGCTCGCGCCGCCGGTGCTGCCGAAGGAGGTGGTGGCCGTCGACGACGAGGACCCCGACGCGGTCGACCCGCCGGAGTTCCTGCTGATCGACGATCCGCTCCCGCCCCTCGCTCCCGTGGCGCCCGACGACACGGGCTTCGTGGCGAGCAGCGCGCGGCCCGTGCTTCGGATCCAGCCGAAGCCCCACTATCCGGAGGTGGCGCGGCTGGCGCAGGTCGAAGGAACGGTGGTGGTGAAGGTGCTTGTGAACGCCGAGGGGCGCGTGGAAGAAGTCGCGATCGTCAGCGGCGCGCACCCGCTGCTGAACAAGGCGGCGCTCGACGCGGCGCGGCGGTGCGCGTTCGAGCCAGGCCGGCAGCGGGGGGTTCCGGTGCGGGCGTGGGTGGCGGTGCCCTACAACTTTCGGCTGCGGTAG
- the atpD gene encoding F0F1 ATP synthase subunit beta, with the protein MAENYGKVQQVIGPTVDLEFDSDHLPEILNAIRITDADKGIDLITEVAQHIGNNVVRTIAMDSTDGLVRGMKGLDTGAPISVPVGEQCLGRLFNLLGKTLDGKGDLANPNQTSPIHASPPDLTDQGEANEIFETGIKVVDLLAPYAKGGKIGLFGGAGVGKTVIVMELIHAIATQHGGYSVFCGVGERTREGNDLWLEMTESGVIENTALVFGQMNEPPGARLRVALSGLTMAEYFRDEMNQDVLLFVDNIFRFTQAGSEVSALLGRMPSAVGYQPTLATEMGQLQERITSTRSGSITSVQAIYVPADDLTDPAPATAFSHLDATTVLSRQIAELGIYPAVDPLDSTSRILTPGILGDVHYNLARQVQTILQRYKDLQDIIAILGMDELSDEDKVIVQRARKIQKFLSQPFFVAETFTGMQGRYVKLEDTIRSFQGLVAGEYDHIPEQAFYMCGAIEEVLENYEKMQAEG; encoded by the coding sequence ATGGCCGAGAACTACGGCAAGGTCCAGCAGGTCATTGGCCCCACGGTGGACCTCGAGTTCGATTCGGATCACCTGCCGGAGATCCTGAACGCCATCCGCATCACCGACGCCGACAAGGGCATCGACCTGATCACCGAGGTCGCCCAGCACATCGGCAACAACGTGGTGCGCACGATCGCCATGGACTCCACCGACGGCCTCGTCCGCGGCATGAAGGGCCTCGACACCGGTGCCCCCATCAGCGTGCCCGTCGGCGAGCAGTGCCTCGGCCGCCTCTTCAACCTGCTGGGCAAGACCCTGGACGGCAAGGGCGACCTCGCCAACCCGAACCAGACCTCGCCGATCCACGCCTCCCCGCCGGACCTCACCGACCAGGGCGAGGCCAACGAGATCTTCGAGACCGGCATCAAGGTCGTCGACCTGCTCGCGCCCTACGCCAAGGGCGGCAAGATCGGGCTCTTCGGCGGCGCCGGCGTGGGCAAGACGGTCATCGTGATGGAGCTCATCCACGCCATCGCCACGCAGCACGGCGGCTACTCCGTGTTCTGCGGCGTGGGCGAGCGCACGCGCGAGGGCAACGACCTCTGGCTCGAGATGACCGAGTCGGGCGTCATCGAGAACACCGCCCTGGTCTTCGGGCAGATGAACGAGCCGCCGGGAGCCCGCCTCCGCGTCGCGCTCTCGGGCCTGACCATGGCCGAGTACTTCCGTGACGAGATGAACCAGGACGTGCTCCTCTTCGTCGACAACATCTTCCGCTTCACCCAGGCCGGCTCCGAGGTGTCCGCCCTGCTCGGCCGCATGCCGAGCGCCGTGGGCTACCAGCCGACCCTGGCCACGGAGATGGGCCAGCTGCAGGAGCGCATCACCTCGACCCGCAGCGGCTCGATCACCTCGGTGCAGGCCATCTACGTGCCCGCCGACGACCTCACCGACCCGGCGCCGGCGACCGCGTTCTCGCACCTCGACGCCACGACGGTGCTCTCGCGGCAGATCGCCGAGCTCGGCATCTACCCGGCCGTGGATCCCCTCGACTCCACCAGCCGGATCCTGACCCCGGGCATCCTCGGCGACGTGCACTACAACCTGGCCCGCCAGGTGCAGACGATCCTGCAGCGCTACAAGGACCTGCAGGACATCATCGCCATCCTCGGCATGGACGAGCTCTCCGACGAGGACAAGGTCATCGTGCAGCGCGCGCGGAAGATCCAGAAGTTCCTCTCGCAGCCGTTCTTCGTCGCCGAGACCTTCACCGGCATGCAGGGCCGCTACGTGAAGCTCGAGGACACGATCCGCTCGTTCCAGGGCCTGGTGGCCGGCGAGTACGACCACATCCCCGAGCAGGCGTTCTACATGTGCGGCGCCATCGAGGAAGTGCTCGAGAACTACGAGAAGATGCAGGCGGAAGGTTAG
- the atpH gene encoding ATP synthase F1 subunit delta translates to MRDRKVATRYAEALLISAKQAGVLAEVAESYAAVLEVVRGNRDLVTFMDSPQVRVEEKKDLLKKVFGGKLEPVLLNFFFLLIDRNRIENTRDIGEVFAELVEEDMGVVRAKVVTAISLPDDLAAALERKLAAFTGKRIILEKKVDPAVIGGVCVTMGDKILDGTVRTNLDLLGKKLGEARVH, encoded by the coding sequence ATGCGTGATCGCAAGGTCGCGACCCGTTACGCCGAGGCGCTGCTGATCTCCGCCAAGCAGGCCGGCGTGCTGGCCGAGGTGGCCGAGTCGTACGCGGCGGTGCTGGAGGTCGTCCGGGGGAACCGTGACCTGGTCACGTTCATGGACAGCCCCCAGGTGCGCGTCGAGGAGAAGAAGGACCTGCTGAAGAAGGTCTTCGGCGGGAAGCTCGAGCCCGTGCTGCTCAACTTCTTCTTCCTGCTCATCGACCGCAACCGCATCGAGAACACCCGCGACATCGGCGAGGTCTTCGCCGAGCTCGTGGAAGAGGACATGGGCGTCGTCCGGGCGAAGGTCGTCACCGCGATCTCCCTGCCCGACGATCTGGCCGCCGCGCTCGAGCGCAAGCTCGCGGCGTTCACCGGCAAGCGCATCATCCTGGAGAAGAAGGTCGATCCCGCCGTCATCGGCGGCGTCTGCGTGACCATGGGGGACAAGATCCTCGACGGCACCGTGCGCACCAACCTCGACCTGCTCGGCAAGAAGCTGGGCGAGGCGCGCGTTCACTAG
- a CDS encoding ATP synthase F0 subunit C, with amino-acid sequence MDGNILGLALPIGLGMAAIGSGLGLGKAVEGGMNAMGRQPEAIGQIQTAMIIGCAFIEALTIYALVATIMLMGNLG; translated from the coding sequence ATGGACGGGAACATTCTGGGACTGGCTCTTCCTATCGGTCTGGGTATGGCTGCCATCGGCTCGGGTCTGGGTCTGGGCAAGGCTGTCGAGGGCGGCATGAACGCCATGGGTCGTCAGCCCGAGGCCATCGGTCAGATCCAGACGGCCATGATCATCGGTTGCGCCTTCATCGAGGCCCTGACGATCTACGCTCTGGTCGCCACCATCATGCTGATGGGCAACCTCGGTTAA
- the atpG gene encoding ATP synthase F1 subunit gamma: MAGAGVKILNKRIRSVKNTQQITKAMKMVAAAKLQRSQGKMLAARPYSQKLTELMTELAGKADIAHPLFDVRPVQNRLYLVITSDKGLCGSYNMNVLKLAQKAVDASVAEGVATQVYAIGKKARDFFGKRGYTMFASHDDFGGEANSERGNRVGNAAVGAFLDRTVDEVRVVYASFVSTMTQSPVDVGLLPIAPDAMAAEGDADEAAEEGSSNQDYIWEPSQEEMFATLLPLYLKNRVFMTLSEAFTSEHAARMTSMSAATENAGELIGALTLQRNRERQAAITAELLDIVGGANAL, from the coding sequence GTGGCGGGAGCCGGGGTCAAGATACTCAACAAGCGGATCCGCTCGGTCAAGAACACGCAGCAGATCACCAAGGCCATGAAGATGGTCGCGGCGGCCAAGCTGCAGCGTTCGCAGGGCAAGATGCTCGCCGCGCGCCCCTACTCGCAGAAGCTCACCGAGCTGATGACCGAGCTGGCGGGCAAGGCCGACATCGCCCATCCGCTCTTCGACGTGCGCCCGGTGCAGAACCGCCTGTACCTGGTCATCACGTCGGACAAGGGCCTGTGCGGTTCGTACAACATGAACGTGCTGAAGCTGGCGCAGAAGGCCGTCGACGCCTCGGTCGCCGAGGGCGTGGCCACGCAGGTCTACGCCATCGGCAAGAAGGCCCGCGACTTCTTCGGCAAGCGGGGCTACACCATGTTCGCCAGCCACGACGACTTCGGCGGCGAGGCGAACAGCGAGCGGGGCAACCGGGTCGGCAACGCCGCGGTGGGCGCCTTCCTCGACCGCACCGTCGACGAGGTGCGGGTCGTGTACGCGTCGTTCGTCAGCACCATGACCCAGTCCCCGGTCGACGTCGGGCTGCTGCCCATCGCGCCGGACGCCATGGCCGCCGAGGGCGACGCCGACGAGGCCGCCGAAGAGGGCAGCTCGAACCAGGACTACATCTGGGAGCCGAGCCAGGAAGAGATGTTCGCGACCCTGCTGCCCCTGTACCTGAAGAACCGGGTCTTCATGACCCTCAGCGAGGCGTTCACCAGCGAGCACGCGGCGCGCATGACGAGCATGAGCGCGGCCACGGAGAACGCCGGCGAGCTGATCGGGGCCCTGACGCTGCAGCGGAACCGCGAGCGCCAGGCCGCCATCACGGCCGAGCTGCTGGACATCGTGGGCGGCGCGAACGCCCTCTAG